A genomic region of Metopolophium dirhodum isolate CAU chromosome 1, ASM1992520v1, whole genome shotgun sequence contains the following coding sequences:
- the LOC132935910 gene encoding plastin-1-like has product MSKVSNYVKALNGSVDDELKEQFSKIDKNGDGTVNLSELQQALDLCGFKLPAWKVRKIIEDYDGKRTETKEKLVFSEFKKLCSDLKAGEVASSFKQVVSKKENLETLGGMSDASSEGTTHSVRLEEQLAFSDWINTSLSNDPDLKHLLPIESKGKNLYEKVIDGILLCKIINHSCPDTIDERAINKETNKSNLTVYKKLENLTLALVSSQSIGCNIVNIDAHDLAKGKPHLVLGLLWQIIRKGLFNQITLENCPGLAALLQDGEKIEELIKLSPEAILLGWVNYHLNRSGVSRQCHNFQNDITDSEIYTYLMKQIAPLDSDVDMSALMEPDLNKRAGIMLQQAAKLGCRSFVTPVDVVNGVYKLNLAFVANLFNNHPGLDKPEVEISRLESIEETREEKTYRNWMNSMGVTPHVNWLYSDLADGLIIFQLYDIIKPGIVNWSKVHRKFSKLRTFMEKLENCNYAVELGRQLKFSLVGIAGQDLNNGNATLTLALIWQLMRAYTLSVLTQLAKFGSLTIEKEIVTWVNNKLQNANKSSTLRGFQDHALADGRIIIDLIDAIKPGTINYNAVKECGDAEDNLANAKYAISMARKTGARVYALPEDITEVKPKMVMTLFACLMAIDYVPYMAVTGKSDS; this is encoded by the exons ATGTCTAAGGTCTCTAACTACGTCAAGGCACTCAACGGCAGCGTTGACGACGAGCTCAAGGAACAATTTTCCAAG attgataAAAATGGAGATGGAACTGTTAACCTTTCAGAACTACAACAGGCCCTAGATTTATGTGGTTTTAAGTTACCTGCATGGAAAGTTCGAAAAATTATTGAAGATTATGATGGTAAAAGAActgaaacaaaagaaaaacttgtattttcagaatttaaaaag ctATGTTCAGACTTAAAAGCAGGAGAAGTTGCTAGCTCATTTAAACAAGTTGTTTCTAAAAAAGAAAACTTAGAAACTTTAGGTGGTATGTCTGATGCATCAAGTGAAGGAACAACACATTCTGTACGTTTAGAAGAACAGCTTGCATTTTCTGATTGGATCAATACTAGCTTGAGTAATGATCCTGACCTTAAGCATTTACTTCCAATAGAAAGTAAAGGgaaaaatttgtatgaaaaGGTCATAGATGGAATATTGCTCTG caaaattattaatcattctTGTCCTGATACAATTGACGAAAGGGCAATTAataaagaaacaaataaaaGCAACCTTACTGTTtacaaaaaattagaaaatttaacACTAGCACTAGTTTCTAGTCAATCTATTGGTtgtaatattgtgaatattGACGCTCATGATCTTGCTAAAGGAAAACCACATTTAGTCCTTGGTTTACTCTGGCAAATTATTagg aaaggattgtttaatcaaattactcTTGAAAACTGTCCTGGGTTAGCTGCATTGTTACAAGATggagaaaaaattgaagagcTTATAAAACTGTCACCAGAAGCTATACTTCTTGGATGGGTTAACTACCATTTGAATCGTTCTGGAGTCTCaag ACAATgccataattttcaaaatgataTAACTGATTCCGAAATATACACATACCTTATGAAGCAAATTGCACCACTTGATTCGGATGTTGATATGTCTGCGTtaatg GAACCGGATTTGAACAAAAGAGCAGGTATAATGTTGCAGCAAGCAGCTAAGTTAGGTTGTCGAAGTTTTGTTACACCCGTTGATGTCGTGAAtggtgtatacaaattaaatcttGCATTTGTTGCTAATTTGTTTAACAATCATCCAGGATTAGACAAACCCGAAGTAGAAATTTCAAGATTAGAATCAATTGAAGAAACAAGAGAAGAAAAaa CATACAGAAATTGGATGAATTCTATGGGTGTTACACCTCATGTTAATTGGCTTTATTCAGATTTGGCAGATGGTCtcataatttttcaattgtatgatattattaaaccaGGAATTGTTAATTGGTCCAAAGTACAcag AAAATTTTCTAAACTGCGAACATTtatggaaaaattggaaaattgcAACTATGCTGTTGAGTTGGGTCGTCAATTAAAGTTTTCGTTAGTTGGTATTGCTGGACAAGATTTAAATAATGGAAATGCAACACTTACATTAG CTTTAATTTGGCAATTAATGCGTGCATATACTTTATCAGTCTTAACTCAACTTGCTAAATTTGGAAGTCTGACGATTGAAAAAGAAATTGTTACCTGGGTGAACAACAAGTTACAAAATGCCAATAAATCTTCAACTTTAAGAGGATTCCAAGATCATGCATTAGCTGATGGgcgaattattattgatttaattgatgCAATAAAACCAGGCACCATCAATTATAATGCAGTTAAAGAGTGTGGTGATGCcgag gataATTTAGCTAATGCTAAGTATGCAATATCAATGGCCAGAAAGACGGGTGCCAGAGTGTATGCTTTACCAGAAGATATTACTGAAGTAAAACCAAAAATGGTAATGACTCTCTTTGCGTGTCTTATGGCTATAGATTATGTTCCTTACATGGCCGTAACTGGAAAATCAGACTCGTAa